The following proteins come from a genomic window of Flavobacterium crocinum:
- a CDS encoding YncE family protein, with protein MKKGFIKIIISLFTAIVLVSCREDETIFLSSDTNVAVPTTDGNIEGFYLLNEGNMGMNRASIDVFNYRTGNYTTDVYSERNPSVVKELGDVGNDIQIYGNKVYAVINVSNKVEVLEKWTAKRIKKIDIPNCRYVTFYKDKAYVSSYSGPVAINPNAEIGFVAEIDTTSLEIKRKVTVGYQPEQMVVHNGKLYVANSGGYRVPNYDRTVSVIDLETFTEIKKIDVGINLYSMEIDSRGDIYVSSRGDYYNTQPNLFVIDTKTDEKKMQLDIPALGMCLVDDLLYYYSVSWSYLTNSNKITYGILDTKTKKIISDKIITDGTEKKIMIPYGLQVNPETKEIYITDAQNYVVTGYIYCFTPDGRLKWKTTAGNIPAHIAFITKK; from the coding sequence ATGAAAAAGGGTTTTATAAAAATAATAATTAGCTTATTTACAGCTATAGTATTGGTTTCCTGCAGGGAAGATGAAACAATATTTCTGTCTTCAGATACCAATGTTGCCGTGCCGACAACTGATGGCAATATTGAAGGTTTTTATCTGCTGAATGAAGGGAATATGGGAATGAACCGCGCCAGCATCGACGTTTTCAATTACAGAACAGGAAATTATACCACCGATGTTTATTCAGAACGAAATCCTTCAGTTGTAAAAGAATTAGGCGATGTTGGAAACGATATTCAAATCTATGGCAATAAGGTTTATGCGGTCATCAATGTCTCCAACAAAGTAGAAGTTTTAGAAAAATGGACGGCAAAAAGAATCAAAAAAATTGATATTCCAAACTGTCGTTATGTTACTTTTTACAAAGACAAGGCTTATGTAAGTTCCTATTCAGGCCCGGTTGCCATTAATCCGAATGCAGAAATTGGTTTTGTTGCCGAAATCGATACGACTTCTTTAGAAATAAAAAGAAAAGTGACTGTTGGTTATCAACCGGAACAAATGGTGGTGCATAACGGAAAATTGTATGTAGCGAATTCAGGCGGTTATCGTGTTCCAAATTACGATCGAACCGTTTCGGTAATTGATTTAGAGACTTTCACAGAAATCAAAAAAATAGATGTCGGTATTAATTTGTACAGCATGGAGATTGACAGCCGTGGCGATATTTATGTGAGTTCACGAGGCGATTATTACAATACACAGCCCAATCTTTTTGTGATTGATACCAAAACAGACGAAAAGAAAATGCAACTCGATATTCCGGCTTTGGGAATGTGTCTGGTTGATGATCTGCTTTATTATTATAGTGTTTCGTGGAGTTATCTCACGAACAGCAATAAGATTACGTACGGAATTTTAGATACTAAAACCAAAAAGATAATCAGCGATAAAATCATTACGGATGGAACCGAGAAAAAAATCATGATTCCGTATGGACTTCAGGTTAATCCCGAAACCAAAGAAATCTATATAACCGATGCTCAAAATTATGTCGTAACAGGCTACATCTACTGTTTTACGCCGGACGGCCGATTAAAATGGAAAACTACAGCAGGAAATATTCCTGCGCATATTGCTTTTATAACCAAAAAATAA
- a CDS encoding cell surface protein, translating into MNQRFLKYCHVLTLAFFVISLANCSGGDNDNPDSGGESVTNEFKTTRFSIISLSAKATVSAEALYNWTVENVSSENYSLVNTTSKEALFASTAEGKYEFKVVITDKGTTKTQKVTVIVTAESKELKTFISKVFEFKPAPGQFVNDLPVANDGDSADRILTRANSYLAKKNGDLISLGAFGGYVVFGFDHSIVNLKGKRDFRVLGNAFWADANPNPNAELRGGSSEAGIIMVSYDKNKNGLPDDEWYEIEGAGHKMEKTIRNYEITYYRPDPNKIPVPGGGTGTVTFTDLEYIYWKDNQGKDGYLAQNNAYNHSLEYWPKWLKGEASITFKGTRLPDNAVDESGNGSYFVQYAFLYGYADNAPNNDDDSAIDIDWAIDSAGKKVQLPAIDFVKVYNGLNQQAGWLGETSTEIMGATDLHLSGENIPTR; encoded by the coding sequence ATGAATCAGAGATTTTTAAAGTATTGTCATGTATTAACGCTCGCTTTTTTTGTCATTTCACTTGCAAATTGTTCAGGCGGAGATAATGACAATCCGGATTCTGGAGGAGAATCGGTAACGAACGAATTTAAAACCACGCGTTTTTCAATTATTAGTTTGAGTGCTAAAGCAACTGTCAGTGCAGAAGCCTTGTACAATTGGACAGTTGAAAATGTTTCTTCAGAAAATTATTCTTTGGTCAATACAACTTCGAAAGAAGCTTTATTTGCTTCAACTGCTGAAGGAAAGTATGAATTTAAAGTTGTTATTACAGATAAAGGAACAACTAAGACTCAAAAAGTGACTGTAATTGTGACTGCTGAAAGTAAAGAATTAAAAACGTTTATTTCTAAAGTATTCGAATTTAAACCAGCTCCGGGACAATTTGTAAATGATCTTCCTGTGGCTAATGACGGAGACTCGGCTGATAGAATTTTGACAAGAGCCAATTCGTATTTGGCAAAGAAAAACGGTGATCTTATTTCGCTTGGCGCTTTTGGCGGTTATGTTGTTTTTGGTTTTGACCATAGTATTGTAAACCTAAAAGGGAAACGTGATTTTAGGGTTTTGGGAAATGCTTTTTGGGCAGATGCCAATCCGAATCCGAATGCGGAATTGCGTGGCGGAAGCAGTGAAGCGGGAATTATAATGGTTTCTTATGATAAAAACAAAAACGGACTTCCGGATGACGAATGGTACGAAATTGAAGGCGCAGGCCACAAAATGGAAAAAACAATTCGCAACTATGAAATAACGTATTACAGACCAGATCCTAATAAAATTCCAGTTCCGGGCGGTGGAACGGGAACGGTAACTTTTACCGATTTGGAATACATCTACTGGAAAGACAATCAAGGGAAAGATGGTTATCTGGCGCAGAATAATGCTTACAATCATTCTTTAGAATATTGGCCAAAATGGCTGAAAGGTGAAGCTTCAATTACTTTCAAAGGAACAAGATTACCAGACAATGCCGTGGATGAAAGCGGTAATGGAAGCTATTTTGTACAATATGCTTTTTTATACGGTTATGCCGATAATGCCCCAAATAATGATGACGACTCTGCAATCGATATTGATTGGGCAATAGACAGCGCGGGAAAAAAAGTACAGCTTCCGGCAATAGATTTTGTAAAAGTGTATAACGGACTCAATCAGCAGGCGGGCTGGCTCGGCGAAACTTCAACCGAAATCATGGGAGCAACTGATCTGCATCTTTCAGGAGAAAATATTCCAACGAGATAA